The following are from one region of the Salvia hispanica cultivar TCC Black 2014 chromosome 1, UniMelb_Shisp_WGS_1.0, whole genome shotgun sequence genome:
- the LOC125200522 gene encoding uncharacterized protein LOC125200522, which produces ISKMMLRSSAKPPLARSPIRLRSRRKPLQPAADNVARTPPGSLTKSQIPNRSWDMEQSSGLRPEYHTISCELRALAQMVHQELGTKGSSSFNDGGALGGRRSPLFERGRMYDEYSARRNERLFKRKAKGEVEGYEKKPAYDLGVRVESAKKRVEATKFDSRRKAAVAAAAATTTPVAERREARTPRYSLRSTNKENKKPPIPMAAALSMEKSVGITERKVRRSTRKA; this is translated from the exons ATTTCAAAGATGATGTTGAGGTCAAGCGCTAAGCCGCCACTCGCAAGGTCTCCGATTCGCCTCCGTTCACGGCGCAAGCCTCTGCAGCCCGCCGCCGACAACGTCGCCCGCACTCCGCCAG GTTCACTCACAAAATCCCAGATTCCCAACCGCAGCTGGGACATGGAACAGTCGTCCGGGCTTCGACCCGAATACCACACTATTTCTTGTGAGCTAAGGGCCCTAGCACAAATGGTGCACCAAGAGCTTGGAACAAAAGGGAGCTCCTCGTTCAACGATGGAGGTGCTCTCGGGGGTCGAAGGAGCCCTCTGTTTGAGAGGGGCAGGATGTATGATGAGTACTCTGCAAGAAGAAATGAGAGGCTCTTCAAGAGAAAGGCAAAGGGTGAAGTTGAGGGGTATGAGAAGAAGCCTGCCTATGACCTTGGTGTTAGAGTTGAGTCTGCAAAGAAGAGGGTGGAGGCCACCAAGTTCGACAGCCGGAGGAAGGCGGCCGTGGCAGCTGCTGCTGCTACCACCACGCCGGTGGCCGAGAGGCGGGAGGCACGGACCCCGAGGTATTCGCTGAGGAGCACTAACAAGGAGAACAAGAAGCCTCCAATCCCAATGGCTGCTGCTCTGAGTATGGAGAAGTCTGTGGGGATTACTGAGAGGAAAGTTAGGAGGTCAACTAGGAAAGCTTGA
- the LOC125205021 gene encoding probable flavin-containing monooxygenase 1, whose translation MAAKKVAIIGAGISGILACKHALEKGLDPVVFEARSCVGGVWCSTIDSTRLQTPKEYFEFSDFAWPDSVAEAFPDHSQVLDYVRSYAIHFEVVPRIRFGSKVSSLDYCLSSDGDGGGGDWRLWGGSGEAFSCKGKWKVVVENVLQPLQPPMVYEMDFVILCIGKFSDVPNIPDFAPSTRALFKGEVLHSMNYAAMEKIHAAKFTENNRVVVVGFQKSAVDTAAEIAKNNGPKHPCTLLFRRVHWAGSEDMVKFTFKNLTRFSELMVHKPEEGLILWFLALILSPLRWIFSKLVECYLRWIYPLNKYNMIPEHSFLKQICSCMFMILPRDFYGRVREGSLILRKSNVVGFYEKGLVLDGGTTHLETDVVIFATGYKSDEKIAGIFSSLEFKKCITGSSAPFYRECIHPRIPQLAILGYSESPATLFTFEMRSKWLAHFLARKFRLPPVAEMEANVRRWEANARRYSRENYKRACVGVMLQLHCNDEICRDIGSNPKRKNWFFSEMFSPYHPSDYAHL comes from the exons ATGGCTGCGAAGAAAGTGGCGATCATTGGAGCCGGGATAAGCGGCATTCTCGCTTGCAAGCATGCTCTCGAAAAGGGGCTTGATCCCGTTGTTTTCGAGGCAAGAAGCTGCGTTGGGGGAGTGTGGTGCAGCACCATAGACTCGACCAGGCTGCAGACTCCCAAGGAGTATTTCGAGTTTTCGGATTTTGCTTGGCCGGATTCTGTGGCGGAAGCGTTCCCGGATCACAGCCAAGTGCTGGACTATGTTAGGTCCTATGCTATCCATTTTGAGGTTGTTCCAAGGATCAGGTTCGGCTCCAAGGTTTCTTCTCTCGACTATTGCTTGTCGTCTGATGGTgacggtggtggtggtgattgGAGATTGTGGGGTGGGAGTGGTGAGGCATTCTCATGTAAAGGGAAATGGAAGGTTGTTGTTGAGAATGTTTTGCAGCCTCTACAGCCACCTATG gTGTATGAGATGGACTTTGTGATCCTTTGCATCGGCAAGTTCAGCGATGTCCCAAACATCCCAGATTTCGCCCCAAGCACGCGTGCCTTGTTCAAAGGCGAGGTCCTTCACTCCATGAACTATGCTGCAATGGAGAAAATCCATGCAGCAAAGTTCACGGAGAACAACAGAGTTGTTGTTGTTGGTTTCCAAAAGTCCGCAGTTGACACTGCAGCTGAGATCGCCAAAAACAACG gtcCGAAGCATCCGTGCACTCTGCTCTTCAGAAGAGTGCACTGGGCTGGTTCAGAAGATATGGTCAAATTCACATTCAAGAATTTAACCAGATTTTCCGAACTAATGGTTCATAAACCTGAAGAAGGGCTAATTCTATGGTTTTTAGCCCTTATACTCTCACCTTTG CGTTGGATCTTCTCGAAGCTCGTAGAATGCTACCTCCGATGGATCTACCCTCTCAACAAGTACAACATGATCCCCGAGCACTCGTTCCTCAAGCAAATTTGCTCGTGCATGTTCATGATCTTGCCTCGAGATTTCTACGGTCGAGTGAGGGAAGGGAGCCTCATCTTGAGGAAATCCAATGTGGTAGGATTCTACGAGAAGGGCCTCGTCCTCGATGGTGGGACGACCCATTTGGAGACGGACGTTGTCATCTTTGCCACTGGGTATAAGAGCGACGAGAAGATTGCTGGGATCTTCTCGTCGCTCGAGTTCAAGAAATGCATCACTGGATCCTCAGCTCCCTTTTATAG GGAGTGCATACATCCTAGGATCCCGCAGCTCGCGATCCTAGGATACTCGGAGAGCCCGGCAACGTTGTTCACGTTCGAGATGAGGAGCAAGTGGCTGGCGCATTTCCTAGCGAGGAAGTTCCGGCTGCCTCCGGTGGCGGAGATGGAGGCGAACGTGAGGAGATGGGAGGCAAACGCGCGTCGCTACAGCCGCGAAAACTACAAGAGGGCTTGCGTTGGTGTGATGCTGCAGCTGCATTGCAACGATGAGATATGTAGAGATATAGGGAGCAATCCAAAGAGGAAAAATTGGTTTTTTTCGGAAATGTTCTCTCCTTATCACCCTTCAGATTATGCACATTTGTGA